In Kordiimonas sp. SCSIO 12610, the following are encoded in one genomic region:
- a CDS encoding Lrp/AsnC family transcriptional regulator, whose product MGRVKLDAVDRKILSCLQSEGRITNVDLSEKVGITAPPCLRRVRALEDEGFIKGYHADLDQEALGFSLTVFAMVGLHSQAEADLQAFEEKVHEWPMVRECFMLNGEIDFILKIVAEDLAAFQQFLTGELTPAPNVASVKTSLTIRTSKHKPGIPLPEVK is encoded by the coding sequence ATGGGGCGTGTTAAACTGGATGCCGTTGACAGAAAGATACTGTCGTGTCTGCAATCTGAAGGTCGTATTACAAATGTCGACTTATCTGAAAAGGTTGGAATAACGGCTCCTCCTTGTTTAAGGCGTGTTCGAGCCCTCGAGGATGAAGGATTCATCAAAGGGTATCATGCAGATCTTGACCAAGAAGCACTGGGCTTTAGCCTGACAGTTTTTGCAATGGTGGGATTGCATTCACAGGCTGAGGCAGACCTGCAAGCTTTTGAAGAAAAAGTTCATGAATGGCCGATGGTGCGTGAATGTTTTATGCTCAACGGCGAAATTGATTTTATTTTGAAAATTGTTGCCGAAGACTTAGCAGCGTTTCAGCAATTTTTAACCGGTGAACTGACGCCTGCCCCGAATGTTGCCAGTGTAAAAACATCGCTTACTATTCGAACATCTAAACACAAACCAGGCATTCCTCTTCCCGAAGTGAAGTAG